From Eubalaena glacialis isolate mEubGla1 chromosome 17, mEubGla1.1.hap2.+ XY, whole genome shotgun sequence, a single genomic window includes:
- the LOC133077158 gene encoding prefoldin subunit 6, whose translation MAELIQKKLQGEVEKYQQLQKDLSKSMSGRQKLEAQLTENNIVKEELALLDGSNMVFKLLGPVLVKQELGEARATVGKRLDYITAEIKRYESQLRDLERQSEQQRETLAQLQQEFQRAQAAKAGAPGKV comes from the coding sequence ATGGCTGAGCTAATCCAGAAGAAGCTACAGGGAGAAGTGGAGAAATATCAACAGCTACAGAAGGACTTGAGTAAATCCATGTCAGGGAGGCAGAAACTAGAGGCACAACTAACAGAAAATAATATCGTGAAAGAGGAACTGGCCCTGCTGGATGGATCCAATATGGTCTTTAAACTTCTGGGTCCCGTGCTGGTCAAACAGGAGCTGGGGGAAGCTCGGGCCACAGTGGGGAAAAGGCTGGACTACATCACGGCTGAGATTAAGCGATACGAATCCCAGCTCCGGGACCTAGAGCGACAGTCAGAGCAACAGAGAGAGACCCTTGCTCAGCTGCAGCAGGAGTTCCAGCGGgcccaggcagcaaaagcagggGCTCCTGGGAAGGTCTGA